The Paenibacillus sp. RC334 nucleotide sequence GGAGATGTTCCAATCCGTTTTGATATGATTTCTGTACGATTGATTGACGAAACCGCAGTCGTCACGGAGCATATAATTGAGGCATTTTAAAAGAGCAGTAAAGTACACTGGATTGAATTTCATATGTACAGGTTGACAGGAAGGAATGCTAAAGGTATATTTTATTGAGAATGGTTATCATTTTGAATATATAGTTATAGTGATATCCACGAGCTATACCTGTGAAGGAGGATATACGTGACAGAGCATACCTTTAGTGAACATGTCATAGATGTAATTCAGGAACGACGGACCATTAAACGCTTCAAATCCGACCCCATTTCGGTAGATACCATTAAAGAACTGCTGGACGTTGCTGTATGGGCTCCTAATCATAAAATGCGTGAGCCATGGCGTTTTTTCTTGTTTGCTGGCGACGGACGGAAAAAGCTCGCTGAAGCTATTGAAGCCGATATTGGCAAGGATAACAAATTCGAAAGCGGCATTTTACACAATCCGATTCAACTTTTAGTTGTGTTGGAGGAAGACCCTCGTCAGTCAGTTTGGGATGAGGATTTTGCAGCGGTTAGTGCCCTTGTACAAAACTTTATGCTTGCCGCATGGAGTAAAGGAATCGGAACGTTCTGGGTCACAAAGCCTTTTCTTTATTCGCCGAAATTCCGCAAGCATTTGGGAATCCAGCCTGGTGAGAAGGTCATCGGAATGGTGTATGCAGGTTATCCTGAAGTCATTCCAGAACCAAGACCACGTATTCCAGCAGCGGATAAGCTAACCCTTTTTGACAAATAATCTTTTGTCGAATAACCTTGATTAGACAGTTTGTGAATTAAAGATGTAACATTACATTTGCAACAGATGAAAATTTGGAAGCACCTTTTTTCATACATGCAATGCTCCCCCGGGAGGAGACATTTCAATATGAGGAGAGGTGTTTTTTTGTTATGTATGGAAAACTACATGGAGCTTGTCTTTATGGAATAGACGGTGTTCTGATTGAAGTTGAGACTGATTTGTCTAATGGGTTACCTCAAACTGCGATCATCGGATTGCCGGATTCAGCAATTCGAGAAGCCGTAGAGCGCGTAAGAGCAGCGATCAAAAACTGCGGTTTCAAATATCCGTCCCAGCGTGTAACCATAAATTTGGCTCCTGCTGATTTACGTAAGGAAGGCTCATCCTTTGACTTTGCAATCGCTTTGGGACTGCTGACAACCAGCGGACAAGTCGTTTTACCTGCGGGGAAACGGACGTTATTCATCGGTGAACTAGCGTTGGACGGCAGTATTCGCCCCGTGAACGGGGTATTGTCTATGGTTGATTTGGCCAAGCGAGAAGGATTTCATTCGGTGCTGCTTCCTGAGGAAAATGCAGGGGAAGCACGCCTGATCACGGGTATACGTATTTACGCTGTTCGCCATCTGATGGATCTCATTCCAGCAAAAGATCACGCACAATACATTATTGAAGGACAATCAAAAGATCGGAATTCTAACTACTTACCTGATCAAACGGATGGTGAAGGAACTAATCAAACAGGTAATCAAATAATTAATCAAGATATTAAGCAAGCTATTGATCCAGATCCTAACCCCGTCTCGAATCAAGTCGAAAATCATGACCATGGTATGCGTATTACTGCTAGACAGCAGGTCATTATCCATTCTTATGAGCATTTGCTTTCGGTAGATCAGATACCCATGTGTGAGGTCAAAGAGATGATTGACGTTATGGAGGATTACAGCGATGTATTGGGCCAGCTACACGCCAAACGAGCGCTGGTTATCGCTGCTGCCGGGATGCACAATATTGTCCTTATCGGGCCGCCAGGTGCCGGAAAAACGATGCTTATCCGCAGGCTGCCATCCATTCTGCCGCCCTTGACCGAAAAAGAGGCATTGGAGGTTACCAAAATTTACAGCGCCGCCGGGAAGTGGAAGGAGTCGTCGCCTCATTTGATGAACATTCGCCCCTTCCGTTCACCTCATCATACGATTTCCGCTGCTGGACTGGTGGGCGGCGGCGGCATTCCCAAGCCGGGAGAAATTAGCCTTGCCCATCGGGGGATTTTATTTCTGGATGAGTTGCCTGAGTTTAGTCGTCATGTGCTAGAGGTGCTGAGGCAGCCGTTGGAAGATCGCAATGTAACAATTAGCCGTTCACGTGCAGTTTTTAAGTACCCGGCACACTTTTTACTTGCAGCTTCTATGAACCCGTGTCACTGCGGCTTTTTCGGAAGTGATACGCAACATCAGCGCTGTACCTGTTCACCTGCTGCGGTAGCCCGCTATCGTTCGCGTATTTCTGGTCCATTACTGGACCGGATCGATCTTCAGCTTGAGGTATCGCAACCGAAGGACTGGCGTGAGGAAAAGGAGTCACTGTCATCCGCTGAAATGCGAAGACAGGTACTAGCTGCTCAAGCGATACAAATCGATAGGTACAGCAAGCTTCCTTTTTCATGGAATAGCGAACTATCCGGTCAAATGCTTCGGAAATATGCGGTATTAGAACTCAATGCGGCAGAACTGCTTGATCAGACGATGGATGCACTCGGTTTAAGCATGCGTGCGTATGATCGAATTCTCAAGCTGTCACGCACTATTGCGGACTTGAGTCAATCAGAGAAGATCACCGTGTCGCATGTAGCTGAAGCCATTCAATATCTGAATATGGACAGAGCACATGCCAGTTTTTCAGAAGAATAAAGCGGCATAGAAGTAACTCCATGTCCATATTTTTTATGTCAGGATTTTGCAAAATCCTCATGTAAGACAAAAAAAGCTCCAGACGCTTAAGTTCTGGAGAAGAAAAAAGATTATGACAACGTTATTATACAATAAGTATATCAATTTCGTATATACGATTATGCATCATCTCCCATGTTACTTGATGGAAGAAAAACCATCTATCAATCCTTTGTTGAGAAGGTGTAGCTGAAAGTATACAAAGCCTCCGAACCAGAAACAGCTCGGAGGCTTTATTGTAAAATTCGGATTAGAGCACGTTCAACTTGACTTCAATGTTGCCGCGGGTAGCGCGGGAGTAAGGACACTGTTCATGTGCGCCTTCTACCAGTTTTACCGCTGTTTCATGGTCAACGCCTTTCACCACTACATCGAGGTTTACTCCGATTCCAAAGCCGCCGTCTTCAACTTTACCGAAATTGACCGTTGCTGTTACTTCGGTACCTTCATGTTTAATACGTTGCATGCGGGCAACCATATTCAAAGCACTGTCAAAACACGCTGAATAGCCTGCTGCGAACAATTGCTCCGGATTCGTACCCGCGCCGCCTGCACCGCCCATTTCTTTGGGTGTATCAATATTTAAACGAAGTTCAGGGGAAGAAGACTCGACATAACCATTACGTCCTCCAACTGCTTTCACTGTTGTTTCATACATTTTTTGTTGAATGGTCATCATAATTCAATCACTGCCTCTCGCTCAGTTTATATTTTACACAATTTAATTTATCAAAATAATTATTATTTGTAAAGTATTTTGTGCAATTAGCATGCTTTTTGTTATATAATGTGATAAAATAATGACGAAAGTAGGTGATCTGACAGCATGGACAACAACAAACATAATGAAGGTACAGCATTAAAACTTGATAATCAGTTATGCTTTGCCATATATGCGTGCTCCAGAGAGATTACGAAGCTATACCAGCCTTATCTGGAAAAGCTTGGTGTGACATACTCACAGTATTTGGTACTCATTGTGTTGTGGGAGCGCGAGGAATGTACAGTGAAGGAATTAGGCGAGGCGTTGTATCTGGACTCAGGCACACTGACCCCGTTATTGAAAAGATTACAGAATGCCGGACTCATTGACCGAAAGCGTTCGACTCAAGATGAACGTAAGGTGCTGATTTCTTTGACTCCTGAAGGAAGTGCATTGCGGGAAAAAGCGCAATCTGTACCGGGATGTATTCAGGAAAAAACAAGCATGACCCACGATCAATTCGGCTCGCTCCTGTTTCAGTTCAACGATCTGCTGGATCGAGTTCATGAAGCGAATGTGCAGGTTGAAAAATCATAATCGGTATTTCCGGCTACATTACGAATCTCTTGTTATGTAGCCGCCCGTAGCTGGATGAAGGAATGCCCCAATGTAAAGTACCTCTCATACGGATTTAATAAATCCCGAACTTGAAGAGGTGCTTTTTTTGTATTCTATTAAAATGAATATCCATTAATATCCAAGCATTCGATTTTGGGAATGATAATGATATCAAAATACTGTAATTCATAAGGTTAAATTATAAGGAAAGCGTTTTAAAAACATGTTACAATGATGTAGGTTTAGTATAGATTTCCTTGTGAACCGCCCTTGTTGCAGTCATGTTGATAGGAGGATTCCAGAATGAATATCCATGAATATCAGGGTAAAGAAGTATTGAAGCAGTACGGAGTGGCTGTACCGAACGGTAAGGTTGCCTATACGGTGGAGGAAGCCGTTGCTGCAGCAGAATCGCTTGGAAGCGCTGTTACGGTGGTCAAGGCGCAAATTCATGCCGGTGGACGTGGTAAAGCGGGCGGTGTGAAGGTGGCCAAAAGCTTGGATGAAGTGCGTACCTATGCTTCTGAAATTTTGGGTAAGGTGCTGGTGACACATCAGACCGGGCCTGAAGGCAAAGAGGTTAAACGCCTTTTGGTAGAGGAAGGCTGCGATATTCGTAAAGAGTATTACGTCGGTGTTGTCGTGGATCGTGCGACCGGACGTGTCGTGATCATGGCCTCGGAAGAAGGCGGTACGGAAATCGAAGAGGTAGCTGCGGCTACTCCGGAGAAAATTTTTAAAGCGGTTGTTGATCCGGCGATTGGGCTTCAGGTATATCAGGCGCGCAAACTGGCGTATGACATTAACATCCCGAATGAGCTGGTAAACAAGGCGGTTAAGTTCATGCAGGCGCTCTATGAAGCTTTTGTGGACAAGGATTGTTCGATTGCAGAGATCAATCCGTTGGTCGTCACAGGTGACGGGAATGTGCTGGCGTTGGATGCCAAACTGAATTTTGACTCTAATGCGTTGTTCCGCCACAAGGATATTTTGGAGCTGCGTGATTTGGACGAAGAGGACGAGAAAGAAATCGAAGCTTCCAAATACGATCTGAGCTACATTGCATTGGACGGAAATATTGGGTGTATGGTCAACGGCGCAGGTCTTGCAATGGCGACGATGGACATTATCAAATATTACGGTGGCGATCCGGCCAACTTCCTGGACGTAGGGGGCGGTGCGACGACAGAAAAGGTAACCGAAGCGTTCAAAATCATTTTGTCCGATCCGAAGGTAAAGGGCATTTTTGTGAACATTTTCGGCGGAATCATGCAGTGTGACATCATTGCGAACGGTGTGGTGGAGGCTGCCAAGCAATTGGGGCTGACACGTCCGCTTGTTGTCCGTCTCGAAGGTACGAATGTCGAGTTGGGTAAACAGATTTTGGCGGAATCCGGTTTGAACATCGTGGCGGCTGATTCCATGGCGGATGGTGCCCAGAAAATCGTCGAACTTGTTCAATAGCCTGTTTGCATTCCGATATGCCGAATAAACGATAGGGGATGTGAAGATCGTGAGTATTTTGGTCGATAAGCATACAAAGGTGATTACACAGGGGATTACGGGAAAAACGGCGTTATTCCACGCCAAGGGTGCGCTTGATTATGGCACACAGATGGTAGGAGGCACCTCTCCAGGCAAGGGCGGCACCGAGGTGGAAATTACGCTGGAGAACGGACAGCAGGTCAAGTTGCCCGTGTTTAATACAGTGAGCGAAGCGAAGACTGCTACAGGCGCGACAGCGAGTGTTATTTATGTGCCGCCTGCTTTTGCTGCGGATTCCATTTTGGAGGCTGTGGATGCAGAGTTAGACCTCGTGATTTGTATAACCGAGGGCATTCCGGTGCTTGATATGATCAGGGTAAAGCGTTTTATGGAAGGTAAAAAGACCGTTCTGATCGGTCCTAACTGTCCAGGCGTAATTACACCTGGAGAGTGCAAAATTGGCATCATGCCAGGTTACATTCATCTGCCGGGCCATGTAGGCGTTGTGTCGCGTAGCGGCACGCTAACCTATGAAGCGGTACATCAGCTGACTACCCGGGGCATCGGACAATCTTCCGCGGTTGGTATCGGAGGGGACCCAGTTAAAGGTTCGGAATTTATTGATATTTTGCATCGCTTCAATGAAGATTCTAACACGCATGCTGTCATTCTGATCGGAGAAATCGGCGGTACAGCCGAGGAGGAAGCAGCAGAGTGGATTCGGGACAATATGACGAAACCGGTGGTCGGTTTTATCGGCGGTGTGACTGCGCCTCCGGGCAAACGGATGGGGCATGCAGGCGCTATCATTTCCGGCGGAAAAGGAACAGCCAAGGAAAAAATCGCTACGCTTGAAGCCTGTGGTATCAAGGTGGCACCGACTCCTTCGGAGATGGGCTCGACGCTGGTCAGTGTGCTGGAAGCGCGTGGTATTTTGAATTTATGTACAACACATTAAATCGTGTTTCTTCATTAATATACAAGCTGTAAAATGGCATCGAAATTTGCCGCTTGCTAGTGTATAATGAAAGAAAGGTAAGCAACCTTTTTGTCTTCTTAAACAGGGGATGAAAAGGTTGCTTTTTTTGCGTTAGGACAGGCTTATCAGGGAAACGCTTGCAAAATGATACGTTGTGCCACAAAATAAGGGAGGGTTCACTCTCCCCGAGAATGGGGGAACCACAGTTTGGAAGAAAGATGGCTTTTGCTGGGTTTGCATGAATTAGAGGGTATCGGTAGAAAAACAATTCAGCGTATTTGGTCGAGTGACTACCGACTGCATGAACTGCTGCATTTTAGCGAGCAGAAATGGCTTGAGGTAGGATTAAATCCCACTCAGGCCCGTATAGCGGCGCAGTGTTACGATGAAGATTGGGTACATGAAAGATATGAGCGGGTTCGATCCGGCGATATCGGAGTGATTACTTATGTGGATGAGGATTATCCCCTATTAATGAAAGAAACGGTTGACGCGCCTTGGGTATTGTATACGAAAGGGGACATTTCACTTTTGCATACATGCTCTATAGCTATGGTGGGGACTCGCATTCCTACGGCTTATGGACGCAGAGCGGCCGAAATGCTGACAGAGGGATTGTGTGATGCGGGCATTACAGTAGTCAGTGGACTGGCGAGAGGGATCGACAGTATTTGCCACGAAGCTGCCCTGCGCCGGGGAGGCAATACGATAGGGGTTCTTGGAACGGCGATTGATCAAATTTACCCGCCTCAAAATGCATCTTTATTTGCAGAGATGGCGAGCAAAGGCTTGATTGTATCGGAATATCCACCTGGC carries:
- a CDS encoding nitroreductase, whose product is MTEHTFSEHVIDVIQERRTIKRFKSDPISVDTIKELLDVAVWAPNHKMREPWRFFLFAGDGRKKLAEAIEADIGKDNKFESGILHNPIQLLVVLEEDPRQSVWDEDFAAVSALVQNFMLAAWSKGIGTFWVTKPFLYSPKFRKHLGIQPGEKVIGMVYAGYPEVIPEPRPRIPAADKLTLFDK
- a CDS encoding YifB family Mg chelatase-like AAA ATPase produces the protein MLPREETFQYEERCFFVMYGKLHGACLYGIDGVLIEVETDLSNGLPQTAIIGLPDSAIREAVERVRAAIKNCGFKYPSQRVTINLAPADLRKEGSSFDFAIALGLLTTSGQVVLPAGKRTLFIGELALDGSIRPVNGVLSMVDLAKREGFHSVLLPEENAGEARLITGIRIYAVRHLMDLIPAKDHAQYIIEGQSKDRNSNYLPDQTDGEGTNQTGNQIINQDIKQAIDPDPNPVSNQVENHDHGMRITARQQVIIHSYEHLLSVDQIPMCEVKEMIDVMEDYSDVLGQLHAKRALVIAAAGMHNIVLIGPPGAGKTMLIRRLPSILPPLTEKEALEVTKIYSAAGKWKESSPHLMNIRPFRSPHHTISAAGLVGGGGIPKPGEISLAHRGILFLDELPEFSRHVLEVLRQPLEDRNVTISRSRAVFKYPAHFLLAASMNPCHCGFFGSDTQHQRCTCSPAAVARYRSRISGPLLDRIDLQLEVSQPKDWREEKESLSSAEMRRQVLAAQAIQIDRYSKLPFSWNSELSGQMLRKYAVLELNAAELLDQTMDALGLSMRAYDRILKLSRTIADLSQSEKITVSHVAEAIQYLNMDRAHASFSEE
- a CDS encoding organic hydroperoxide resistance protein; the encoded protein is MMTIQQKMYETTVKAVGGRNGYVESSSPELRLNIDTPKEMGGAGGAGTNPEQLFAAGYSACFDSALNMVARMQRIKHEGTEVTATVNFGKVEDGGFGIGVNLDVVVKGVDHETAVKLVEGAHEQCPYSRATRGNIEVKLNVL
- a CDS encoding MarR family transcriptional regulator, with translation MDNNKHNEGTALKLDNQLCFAIYACSREITKLYQPYLEKLGVTYSQYLVLIVLWEREECTVKELGEALYLDSGTLTPLLKRLQNAGLIDRKRSTQDERKVLISLTPEGSALREKAQSVPGCIQEKTSMTHDQFGSLLFQFNDLLDRVHEANVQVEKS
- the sucC gene encoding ADP-forming succinate--CoA ligase subunit beta; amino-acid sequence: MNIHEYQGKEVLKQYGVAVPNGKVAYTVEEAVAAAESLGSAVTVVKAQIHAGGRGKAGGVKVAKSLDEVRTYASEILGKVLVTHQTGPEGKEVKRLLVEEGCDIRKEYYVGVVVDRATGRVVIMASEEGGTEIEEVAAATPEKIFKAVVDPAIGLQVYQARKLAYDINIPNELVNKAVKFMQALYEAFVDKDCSIAEINPLVVTGDGNVLALDAKLNFDSNALFRHKDILELRDLDEEDEKEIEASKYDLSYIALDGNIGCMVNGAGLAMATMDIIKYYGGDPANFLDVGGGATTEKVTEAFKIILSDPKVKGIFVNIFGGIMQCDIIANGVVEAAKQLGLTRPLVVRLEGTNVELGKQILAESGLNIVAADSMADGAQKIVELVQ
- the sucD gene encoding succinate--CoA ligase subunit alpha — its product is MSILVDKHTKVITQGITGKTALFHAKGALDYGTQMVGGTSPGKGGTEVEITLENGQQVKLPVFNTVSEAKTATGATASVIYVPPAFAADSILEAVDAELDLVICITEGIPVLDMIRVKRFMEGKKTVLIGPNCPGVITPGECKIGIMPGYIHLPGHVGVVSRSGTLTYEAVHQLTTRGIGQSSAVGIGGDPVKGSEFIDILHRFNEDSNTHAVILIGEIGGTAEEEAAEWIRDNMTKPVVGFIGGVTAPPGKRMGHAGAIISGGKGTAKEKIATLEACGIKVAPTPSEMGSTLVSVLEARGILNLCTTH
- the dprA gene encoding DNA-processing protein DprA gives rise to the protein MEERWLLLGLHELEGIGRKTIQRIWSSDYRLHELLHFSEQKWLEVGLNPTQARIAAQCYDEDWVHERYERVRSGDIGVITYVDEDYPLLMKETVDAPWVLYTKGDISLLHTCSIAMVGTRIPTAYGRRAAEMLTEGLCDAGITVVSGLARGIDSICHEAALRRGGNTIGVLGTAIDQIYPPQNASLFAEMASKGLIVSEYPPGTRSHPGMFPQRNRIIAGLTQGTVVVEADVRSGSLITADAALEADRDVFAVPGPITSPKSRGTLSLIKQGAKTVTEASDIVEEYVANLRTRDVSSYNREQSLDVNGVSKVPVSETAEEKHVVLLLEQGTLTLDELLEATAWDFGLLHSVLLSLIIKKRITQLAGTKYKLI